The following proteins are encoded in a genomic region of Paenibacillus sp. FSL R7-0273:
- a CDS encoding cupin domain-containing protein, with product MLTQETEVLTAEEMTWELMPNHIELYHREIVSAAQADKLGIRMSSILWEKLGVGGQVVPHYHDVVEIIHITVGEVKLLSGGEWTSYRAGDTFHVPAGVVHSVANAGDSPSEQISIFLPAEDQVAPNSFFGTTIIEDIYSSKLK from the coding sequence ATGCTTACACAGGAAACCGAGGTTCTGACGGCAGAAGAAATGACATGGGAGCTGATGCCTAACCATATCGAGCTGTATCACCGGGAGATTGTCTCTGCGGCGCAGGCGGATAAGCTGGGGATACGGATGAGCTCTATTTTATGGGAAAAGCTCGGTGTTGGCGGGCAGGTGGTTCCCCACTATCACGACGTGGTGGAGATTATTCATATTACCGTAGGCGAGGTTAAGCTGCTGAGCGGCGGCGAGTGGACCAGCTACCGGGCCGGAGATACCTTTCATGTGCCGGCAGGCGTTGTCCATTCGGTAGCCAATGCCGGGGATTCACCTTCCGAGCAGATCAGTATTTTTCTGCCGGCAGAAGATCAGGTAGCTCCAAACTCCTTTTTCGGCACGACCATTATTGAAGATATCTATTCCTCAAAGCTAAAGTAA
- a CDS encoding ABC transporter permease, whose product MTAKLKDSLYPLGFGLGFLVLWELAVRLFSIPVYLLPAPTAVLSAVEASLGSHMLVTLMESLAGFMLANILGFVTAVIFVHSKPIEKGAFPLAIALKTTPLVALAPLLVVWLGTGYSSKVVASTLICFFPILVNSVKGLKAIEYEAWELFSTYKGTKWEIFWKLRLPTSLPYIFSALKISTSLAIVGAIVGEFVGANKGLGYVVLVSSYHMDTPVMFSAIIASAACGLLLFWCVGLLEKKVIFWTRSDDL is encoded by the coding sequence ATGACAGCTAAGCTTAAAGACAGCCTGTATCCGCTCGGATTCGGCCTGGGGTTTCTCGTGCTCTGGGAACTGGCCGTCCGCCTCTTTTCCATTCCAGTATATTTGCTGCCGGCTCCCACAGCGGTCTTATCAGCGGTGGAAGCTTCATTAGGCTCACATATGCTTGTTACCCTGATGGAATCCCTGGCCGGATTTATGCTGGCCAACATTCTGGGATTTGTTACAGCCGTTATTTTCGTACATTCCAAACCGATTGAGAAGGGCGCTTTTCCGCTGGCAATTGCCCTTAAGACGACACCGCTTGTGGCTTTGGCCCCTCTGCTGGTGGTGTGGCTGGGTACCGGATATTCCTCCAAGGTAGTGGCGTCCACGCTGATCTGCTTTTTCCCGATACTGGTGAACAGTGTCAAAGGGCTTAAGGCGATTGAATATGAAGCCTGGGAGCTGTTTTCTACTTATAAAGGGACGAAGTGGGAAATTTTCTGGAAGCTGCGCCTGCCGACAAGTCTGCCGTATATTTTCTCCGCGCTTAAAATCTCAACCTCCCTGGCGATTGTCGGAGCTATTGTCGGCGAATTCGTCGGTGCGAATAAAGGGCTTGGATACGTTGTTCTGGTCTCTTCCTATCATATGGATACTCCGGTAATGTTCTCGGCGATTATCGCTTCGGCGGCTTGCGGGCTGCTGCTGTTCTGGTGTGTCGGACTGCTGGAGAAGAAAGTCATCTTTTGGACAAGGAGCGATGATCTGTGA
- a CDS encoding PucR family transcriptional regulator has protein sequence MANNVITGLTCSDILLIPDLKEAVVLAGAGGLHRYINRVNVMEVPDVIDWVRPGEFLITSGFPFRDQPDLISDMIPQLNKKGVSALGIKTKRFIDEVPARALELADQLDFPIFELPSSTSFSDVVRDIMERVLVQEARELSQLQSRFQKLSKQLLHGDGIEDFLRSLDGMLHNPIVLLDDMDHLFCSPQAEELGFHRQSPVWLQLRDEASLGICFITLGERRIRAYVSAVNDKQMNQCLLILLEWNQELTMVDQLTIDRVGVLVGLEMINANARREVELKYVDQFLQDWISGRIVAGEDLKLRAEACGCPLPDLAMTAAVVGWLDMRPEVKQLQQAVKRIRTRPDLQHVKMTIIEGELAVTIADQGDSLLSDTLQRLLTELSAVCAKDTFVFCIGDKVSRPDLVHFSYESAKKIYHIREICGFREPFIDYRKLGVFRLLYHLPELEEIRDYRDQYLIPLLDYDSKHNVSLLQTLTQYFKNSRNVKKTSAALFTHYNTVTYRIERACELLNLNSDDGDDMLELQLALKLHEMRPYEKQRNPQNRR, from the coding sequence ATGGCGAACAATGTAATCACAGGTCTGACCTGCAGCGACATCCTGTTGATTCCCGATCTTAAGGAGGCAGTAGTGCTTGCCGGAGCGGGCGGCTTGCACCGTTACATAAATCGCGTAAATGTAATGGAGGTTCCTGATGTCATAGATTGGGTCCGGCCGGGGGAATTCCTGATTACCAGCGGCTTCCCCTTCCGTGACCAGCCGGATTTGATCTCAGACATGATTCCGCAGCTGAACAAGAAGGGTGTCTCCGCCCTTGGGATCAAAACCAAACGTTTTATTGATGAGGTTCCGGCCAGGGCGCTAGAGCTTGCCGACCAGCTGGATTTTCCGATTTTTGAGCTGCCCTCGTCCACATCATTCTCTGATGTAGTCAGGGATATCATGGAGCGGGTGCTGGTTCAGGAGGCCAGGGAGCTCTCCCAGCTCCAGAGCCGGTTTCAGAAGCTGTCGAAGCAGCTGCTGCACGGTGACGGCATCGAGGACTTTCTGCGCTCGCTGGACGGGATGCTTCATAATCCGATTGTGCTTCTGGATGATATGGACCATCTGTTCTGCTCTCCGCAGGCTGAGGAGCTCGGATTTCACCGCCAGTCACCGGTCTGGCTTCAGCTCAGGGATGAGGCGAGTCTGGGTATCTGCTTCATTACCCTTGGGGAACGGCGGATCAGGGCTTATGTGTCTGCAGTCAATGACAAGCAGATGAACCAGTGCCTGCTTATACTGCTCGAATGGAACCAGGAGCTGACCATGGTCGATCAGCTGACTATAGACCGGGTAGGCGTTCTGGTCGGACTGGAAATGATCAATGCGAATGCCCGCAGAGAAGTTGAGCTGAAGTACGTGGACCAGTTCCTGCAGGACTGGATCAGCGGCAGAATTGTGGCTGGTGAGGATCTCAAGCTGAGAGCAGAGGCCTGCGGCTGCCCGCTGCCTGATCTGGCAATGACTGCAGCAGTGGTTGGCTGGCTGGATATGAGGCCTGAGGTGAAGCAGCTGCAGCAGGCCGTGAAGAGAATCAGAACAAGGCCGGATTTACAGCATGTGAAAATGACGATCATTGAAGGCGAGCTTGCGGTCACGATTGCTGATCAGGGGGACAGCCTACTGTCTGATACGCTGCAGCGCCTGCTAACGGAGCTTAGTGCAGTTTGTGCCAAGGATACATTTGTCTTCTGTATCGGAGACAAGGTTAGCCGTCCTGATCTGGTTCATTTCAGCTATGAGTCAGCCAAGAAGATCTATCATATCCGTGAGATTTGCGGTTTCCGTGAACCGTTCATAGATTATAGAAAGCTGGGCGTCTTCAGGCTGCTATACCATTTGCCGGAGCTTGAAGAAATTAGGGATTACCGGGACCAGTATCTGATTCCCCTGCTGGATTACGACAGCAAGCACAACGTATCCCTGCTGCAGACGCTAACCCAGTACTTCAAGAACAGCCGCAATGTGAAAAAAACCTCAGCCGCTTTGTTCACGCATTATAATACCGTGACCTACAGGATTGAACGTGCCTGTGAGTTGCTGAACCTAAACTCAGATGACGGGGACGATATGCTTGAGCTTCAATTGGCCCTTAAGCTGCATGAGATGAGGCCTTATGAGAAGCAGCGTAACCCACAGAATAGGAGATGA
- a CDS encoding ring-opening amidohydrolase, whose amino-acid sequence MRCSVIKVPAGAPHDTSGLKASIEAGVIDPAHVVAVLGKSEGNGCVNDFTRGYAVMALKQFFAPYSADSRPAVSYIMSGGTEGILSPHFTVMSRSGSPETAEAGLGLKSLAIGVSRTRDFLPEELGRLSQVDAVAEAVSRALRDAGIASAEDVHFVQIKCPLLTAEQMHEAHSRKAELVTEDTYKSMGYSRGASALGVAVALGEISREGLRDEEICMNWELYSAVASTSAGSELSCCEIIVFGNSSAAEGPYYIDHDVMKDSIDGAALQRMIDRHAGDELIQVLAKAEADPSGYVRERRHTMLDDSDINHTRHARAVVGGVLAYVCGDPMIYVSGGGEHQGPAGGGPVAAVFRRNQ is encoded by the coding sequence ATGAGATGCTCAGTTATAAAAGTGCCTGCCGGTGCTCCGCATGATACGTCAGGTCTTAAGGCCTCTATAGAGGCCGGGGTTATTGACCCTGCACATGTAGTTGCCGTGCTGGGCAAGAGCGAGGGCAACGGCTGTGTCAACGATTTTACCCGGGGATACGCGGTGATGGCCCTGAAGCAGTTTTTCGCTCCCTATTCCGCAGACAGCCGGCCGGCTGTGTCCTATATCATGTCAGGGGGCACGGAAGGCATACTGAGTCCGCATTTCACCGTAATGAGCCGCAGCGGTTCGCCGGAGACGGCAGAGGCCGGGCTTGGGCTGAAATCACTCGCGATTGGTGTCTCCAGAACGAGGGATTTCCTGCCGGAGGAGCTGGGGCGCCTGAGCCAGGTGGATGCAGTGGCTGAAGCGGTGTCCCGTGCGCTCCGCGATGCCGGTATTGCGTCTGCGGAGGATGTGCATTTTGTACAGATTAAATGCCCGCTTCTGACTGCAGAGCAAATGCATGAAGCCCATAGCAGAAAGGCTGAGCTTGTGACTGAGGATACCTATAAGTCGATGGGGTATTCCAGAGGCGCTTCCGCCCTCGGCGTTGCTGTGGCGCTTGGAGAAATCAGCCGGGAGGGGCTCCGGGATGAGGAAATCTGCATGAACTGGGAGCTGTACAGCGCGGTTGCTTCGACGTCTGCCGGGAGTGAGCTTTCCTGCTGTGAGATCATTGTATTCGGTAATTCTTCCGCAGCGGAGGGTCCTTATTATATTGACCATGATGTTATGAAGGACTCCATTGACGGAGCGGCGCTGCAGCGCATGATCGACCGGCATGCCGGAGATGAGCTGATTCAGGTGCTGGCCAAGGCGGAGGCTGACCCTTCCGGCTATGTGCGGGAACGGCGTCATACGATGCTGGATGATTCAGATATCAACCATACCCGGCATGCCCGTGCTGTTGTCGGCGGTGTTCTGGCTTATGTATGCGGAGATCCGATGATCTATGTATCCGGCGGCGGGGAGCATCAGGGTCCGGCAGGCGGAGGGCCGGTAGCGGCCGTATTCCGCAGAAATCAATAA